The window GACCCTGCATATCCGCATTAAAACGAAAAAAGATGATATCCAGTCGGTCACCTTGCTGGCTATTGATCCGTTCAACTGGAAACCGGTAGCCAAGGATTCGCATGTCTATGATTTTGCTATTGATACAATGCAGCATGTGGAGATGAAGAAGGAGTATGTTACCCGTTATCATGATTGCTGGTTTGCCGAGCTCCCGGGCTTTAACTGGAGAAGAATTAAGTATGGCTTTGTGCTGAATGACGGCCATGAGTGTTGTTTTGCCGGCTGCCAGCAGTTCGTTCCGCTTCCCGAAGACTGGACACCACCTAAGGATCACACGAACTATTTCTATTATCCTTATATTCTGGAAGAAGATCTGTATGAGGCGCCGACTTGGGTAAAGGATACGGTATGGTATCAGATTTTTCCGGACCGGTTCAACCGGGGTTCTGCTGAAGAGGATGCGAAAGATAGGGAAGATCTACTGGAATGGGGCAGTGATGAGCTGGACGGCGTTCATAAAAAGTTCGGCGGAAATCTGCAAGGCGTCATTGAAAAACTGGACTACATCCGGGATCTGGGCTGTGACGGCATTTATTTCACACCTATTTTTGATTCGCCAAGCTCACACAAATATGATACGAAAGATTATTTCAAGATTGATCCGCATTTCGGTGACAATGATAAACTGGGCCTTCTGGTAGAAGAGGCGCACAAGCGGGGGATACGGGTCATGCTCGATGCGGTGTTCAACCATTGCGGCTATGAGCATCCGTTCTGGCAGGATGTATTGAAGCACGGCAGCAGCTCGCCTTATTTTGACTACTTCTATATCCTGGACGCGGACAAACCAGTGGTACCTGACACTGCGCTTGCGGCCAGGGAAGGCTATTATTTCGGAGAGCATTTGAATTACCGGACGTTTGCGTATACGGAGCAGATGCCCAAGTGGAATACCGCCAATCCTGCGGCAAGGGAGTATCTGATAAGCGCAGCTGTCTATTGGACGGAACACTATAATATTGACGGCTGGCGGCTCGATGTGGCGAACGAAGTTTCCCATGATTTTTGGCGGGAATTCCGGAAACGGATCAAGGCCATCCGCAAAGACATTTATATTCTCGGTGAAAACTGGCTCTATTCGAATCCGTGGCTGCAGGGTGACCAGTTCGATGCGGTGATGAATTACGAGTTCACTGGACCGGTTACCCGCTACTTCGGGACGAATCTTCCGGAACAGGAGCAGTATACTGCTGAGGATTTTGTGAATGCCATCAATCAGCTGCTGGTCAGCTATCCTAAGCATGTGGCGCGGAATATGTTCAATCTGCTCGACAGCCATGATACCGCGCGGATTCTGCACTTTTGCGGAGACGACCCGGAGCTGGTGAAGCTTCCTTATGTTTTCCTGCTGACCTATGGCGGTTCTCCGAGCATCTATTATGGCGGTGAGGTTGGCCTGGGCGGAGACGAACATCATAACCGTCAGTGTATGCCTTGGAAGCCGGAGCAGCAGAATCTGGCGCTATATCAGACGATCCGCAGACTGATCGGGCTCCGCAAGGAGAATCCGCTGTTTAAGGCGATTGATATCGAGTGGTTATCAGCAGGGGGAGCAACTAATACTTTGATTTACAAAAAAGAAAGCAGCAGCGGAACCCTGTATGTACTCATCCATAATTCCAGCGAGCCAGCTGATATTGGGCTCCCTAGCGAATTACAAGGACGGAAAATGAGAGATTTGTACAATGATCAGCCGGTTGAAACCGCTGCGGAAATCCGTATGGAATCTCATTCGTTCAGGCTGCTGGCAGCGGAGTAAACTAAATCATGCAGGAGGAACAGTCATGACATCAGGTACGAAACGGTCTATTCTGGAAAAAATGACGATGACCGTTGAACGGAAGGACAACCGCGCAGTCTCTTTTACCAATAAAGAAGCTGCCTATTACTTTACCCAATCCCATGTAACGGATCATCCTGAACACGCTTATTTTGAGGGATTGAACGTTGCGAAGAACCGGCTCTTTGGCGGGTACACCTTGTATGCAGACCATCAGGAGCTGGATGATCAGGAAGCTGCAGTTGAGGTCAGCCCCTATTCCATGATCCGCACCCACGGCAGTCTGACTGAAGAGCTGTGGCTGTTTGATTACCGGAATGTGCTTGAGGTGAGCCTGAGCGGGGCAGGCCAAGACATTGGGATTGCTCTAAAAGGGAAAGAGCTGGAGTATTTGAAGCTCAGCAGGAATACTGCATATTTCAAGGCAATGGAAGGGGAGTGGGTAATTGCCCTGCGTCCCCGTAATGCCCGTCCGTTATCGCTGCTGAGTAAGGTCTTCCATACAGAAGCCGAAGCCGGGGGATTCTACATTTCCGCTGCCCGGACAGAAGCTGAAGCAGCAGCCTTAATTCAGGATACTGAAGCGCACGCAAACCGTCTGAAGTCTGAGCGCATAAAGCGTATGGAGGATTTTTTACAGCAAAATGTTTATATAAACAGCAGTAACGAACAGCTGACCCTCGCACTGAACTGGCTCAGCTTAACTATGGATCAGCTCGTAACCAGACAACAGGGCGATGGGATCTATGCCGGATTGCCCTGGTTCAATGAATACTGGGGACGCGATCAGTTCATCGCTCTTCCGGGTGCGGTACTGGTCAGCGGCCAGTTTGAAACGGCTAAGCATATTCTCATGTCCTTTGCCGAATACCAGAACACCGATGAGACTTCAAAATATTACGGCAGAGTTCCGAATATCCTGGCACCGGAGAATATCGACTATCATACCACCGACGGGACACCGCGGTTTATTATCCAGCTGCAGGACTATGTAAAATATTCCGGGGACACAGAGATTATTAATAAGCTGTACCCGGCGGTGCGCAGCAGTATCGAGGGTTCGCTCAAGCACTGGGTGGATGCCAAAGGCTATCTTACCCATGACGACAATGAGACCTGGATGGATGCGCGGGATGCTGATTTGAACTCTTACTCTCCAAGAGAAACCCGCGCCAATGATATACAGGCCCTTTGGTATCACCAGCTGCGGGCGGGTGTGTATTTTGCCGAATATATGGGCGATCAGAAGAATGCAGAGCAGTGGGGAAGCCTGGCTGACCGGTTAAAAAGTAATTTCGAGCGGGATTTCCGCGATCCGTCACATCCTTATCTGGCGGATCGTTTGGATGCTGCTGACGAGCCGGAGTTCTCTCTGCGTCCGAACCAGCTGTTTGCTTTTGACATGTTCGAAGATCGTGACTTTAAAGCTGCCGCAGTCCGTACCGCATGGGAGGAGCTGGTATATCCTTGGGGCGTTGCTTCCCTTGACCGGCAGCACCCGTTCTTCCATCCCTTCCACCTGACAGAGAAGTATCATAAAGATGAAGCTTATCATAACGGCACCGTGTGGACCTGGCTGAACGGCATAGCCATGCAGCGCATGATAGAATCCGGGCAGGAAGAAATCGCATACAAGCTCTTCCATAATATGAACTGGCAGGCGCTTCATCTTGGGGTCGTCGGCGGGCTGAGTGAAAACCTGGATGCCTACCCGCACGAAGGAGAGAATTGGGCTAAACTGACTGGGGCTTATCTTCAGGCCTGGTCCAATGCAGAGCAGCTGCGTGTATGGTATCAGTATTTCCTGGGCATCCGGCCTGATATGATCCATCACAAGGTTCTGCTTGCTCCGCGAATTCCGCAGGAAATAACGGATCTCCAATTTCATGTAAAAGTTGGAGAAGGAACACTCGAGGCTGAATATTCAGCAAATCGCAGCGAGCAGCGGTATATCTACCGCTTCAAGGGAGTTAAACTTAAGGCAGTGATCGATATTGCGCCGTTTGCCGAATTGGAGCTTGAGGCCGAAGCGGGAGCTGAGCTACGGCTAAGCCGGACAGGGCTGGAGCTTGAGATTGAACTTGTGAACGAGCGCGGAGAAATCATCAGGAAGCTAACCGTCCAACCTTCTAAGGACAGAATAGAGCAGCAGCTGCACAGTGACCAGCTCTTTGCGGGTGTGCATTTTGCAGAGCCGCTTGCACTAGAGAAGCATCCTGTAATGCAACGGGAAAGTACAACGGTTGTAGGTACAGAGGAATAACCGGATATGTTTGGAGACCCAAAAGACCAGCCTTTATAAGGCTGGTCTTTTGGGAGGTAATCCTAAATTCCGCTGCGTGGATCCGTCAGCTTATGAGAACAGGGGCTTACGATTCTATTTACAAAGAAAGCCCCTATGCGGGGCCGTTTGTTAGAATCTGTGTGCGTATTTGCGGAGTTCCTCAGGAATGCTGATTTCCCCTAAAATAGCTTCAACTGCCTGCCATGCCTCTTGAAAAACACCACCGCTATAACTCGTCCGATTCCGGGCGGGGCCGGTCATTGACATATCAAATACGATATATTCCCCGACATCTTCAATCACTCTAAAGCTTACTGCACGGTCATTTTTCTGAATCCGTACTTCTTCCATGATGCTTCCTCCTCATTGGATGTACCTGTACAAAGGCTTATTCACTACTAGAATTATACTATTAACGTGCATGTGCATCAATTCACAAATGCGATTTGCTATTTTTCGGGGTTGTGTATGATAATCTTGTTAGAGATTAGCTATATAATAACATTAGCGAGAGGAGACAAGATATTATGAAGCTGCTTAGCTATATTCAAAACGGCGGTTACCGCCTGGGAATACATACGGATAACGGCATACTGGACGTTACAGATGCTTCGGTTGTCTATGGACTAGAGGAAACTGCGGAATTAAGTATTCAGGACGTCATAAACGGAGGCGCAGAAATCCTTAAAAGACTGCTGAACCTTCAACAATTGGCTGAAAATGATACTAATGGCAGGCTGCAGCTGCTAGATGAATCCAAGCTGGCCTTTGCGCCCTGCGTAACCAGCCCCGGAAAAATCGTGTGTGTAGGCCTGAACTACCGCAAGCATGCGGAAGAAACGAAGGCAGCGATCCCGCAGACGCCGATTCTATTCAGCAAATTCAATAATGCGCTGGCTGGACATCTGGAGACTGTACCTCTGCCTGCAGCCTCGCAGCAAGTAGACTATGAAGCGGAACTGGCCATAGTGATTGGCCGTAAAGCCTATAATGTAAGCAAAGAGGAAGCGCTGGATTATGTCTTCGGGTACTGCTGTGCGAATGACCTGTCAGCCCGTGATTTGCAGTTCCGGACCCAGCAATGGCTGCTAGGTAAAACCTGTGATAAATTCGCTCCCGTAGGCCCTTATCTGGTTACTGCCGATGAAGTCGGGAACCCGAATAACCTGAGGATCTCCTGTGCGGTTAACGGTGAAGCCCGTCAATCCTCCAACACGGAGGATATGATCTTCCATTGTGATGAGATTATCAGCTACATCTCACAGCATTTGACGCTCGAACCGGGGGACATAATTCTGACTGGTACACCGGAAGGTGTGGTACTCGGCTACCCGACGGAGCAGCAGGTATTCCTGAAGTCTGGCGATATCGTGACCGTGGAGATTGAAAAGCTTGGTAGGCTAACTAATACTATCACTGTGTAAAATTGTGAGCTGCAATATATATCAAATAAAAATGCAAAGCCATAATCATCTGCGTTCCAGCAGAGTTATGGCTTATTTAAATGGGCTATTCCTTCTTTCCGCAGCTTAATCGTCGGATGCGGGTATTTGTTCTTTTTTCGCTTCTCCAAGCTTCTTTCGTTCGATATGAGTCACTCCCCATTGGTGTAAGGCTTCCATAATCGGGGCCAGAGTCATGCCGTATTCCGTGATGGAGTATTCCACTTTCGGCGGAATTTGCGGATAAATGACTCGGGAAAGGATCTCTTCCTCCTCTAATTGGCGCAGATGGAGCGTAAGCATCCTTTGCGTGATATTGGGCAGCAATCTTCTTAGTTCATTGAACCGTAAGGGTTTACCTTGAAGCAAATGATAAATGATACTCGGCTTCCATTTGCCGACGATCGACTCCATTGTCACAACGAATTGACATTGGTCAGGATTCTTTTGCATACTTTAGCCTCCCGTACAGTACCTTTTTTCATACTATACCACATTATTGTTCCTACTTATCAAAAGAAAGTAAATATATTATGATCACCATGAAAGTGTTATTACTCTGATCATAGAAGGGAAGTTTTAATAATGGCAATAGTACTGTACATCACCGCACATCCTCTTGATTCTCAGGCATCCTATAGCCTCGCGGTAGGAGAAGAATTTATTGAAGCGTACCGTGAAGCAAATCCGGCAGATGAAATTGTTCATTTGGATCTGTACAAAGAGAATATCCCGCCAATCGATGCGGATGTTTTACACGGGTGGGAAAAGCTTCGGTCGGGTTCATCGTTCATCCAACTATCGGATGCCGAGAAATCAAAAGTAGACCGTCTTGGGGTGATTGTTGATCAATTCGTGGCCGCTGATAAGTACGTTTATGTTTCCCCGATGTGGAATTTCTCGATCCCGCCAATTTTGAAAGCATACACGGATGCGACTTCAATTCCGGGGAAGACATTCAAATATACTGACAATGGCCCTGTGGGCCTGTTGCCCGGCAAGACAGCCTTGCACATTCAAGCTAGCGGCTCCGTTTATACGGAGGGTCCTCTTGCTCCACTTGAAATGGGATATAGCTATTTGAAAAAGGTTTTGAATTTCTATGGGATATCGATTGAGGCGATATTTGTGGAAGGAACGGCAATATCAGATCGGGCTCTATCTGTAAAAGAAAAAGCAATTGCACATGCAAAGGAAGTTGCCAAACGTTTCTAACAAAGGCTGTTCCAAATGCAGCGCTGGGACCTGTAAGACAATAACCGGCCCCTTTTTGACCTTTTGGGTAACGGATGGCTATGAAAAATTATATTTACTACAAGGGTGGACAGTAGTCCATCCTTTTTTCTATACCGGAAAACGTTAGATATCTCACAAATCCTGTGGGAATATCCGATATGCATAATCTTTTCAACAATTCGCAAAAAGATCAAAAACAAGCAGACAAAACCCGGAATTTAAGTATGGAGTGCTGCATAGTCTAGAGTAATTCTTCTCGCGTAAGCTTTTGTAGAAGGGAAACAGTCAGTGGAGTGGCTGGTTTCGGTCTGCCGTGAGGGATGGAGGCAGTTGTACGATGGACGCCCTATTAAGCAAATTGTCTGAACAGCATATTCTCACAGCAGATGAAATCATCTGGTTTCTCCGGCATTTAACCCCCGACCTTAAGAAACGATTATATCTTTTAGCTTCTGAGACCTGCAAGCAGTATTATGCTGAAAGCGTTTACTCCCGCGGTTTAATTGAGTTCTCAAACTTCTGCAAACAGGATTGTATGTATTGTGGTCTGCGCAGATCCAATTCTCTGGCCCAGCGGTATAGGCTGACGGAGGAAGAAATTCTTGAGTGTGCTGAAGAGGGTTATCAGCTTGGATATCGTTCGTTTGTACTGCAGAGCGGGGAGGATTTCCGGTTTACAGAGCAAGCGATGGTCTCGATTGTCAGAAATCTGAAAAGACTTTTTCCCGATTCAGCGGTTACATTGTCAGTCGGCGAACGAAGTGAAGCCTTTTATCGTGCAATGTATGATGCAGGCGCTGACCGGTATCTGCTGCGGCATGAGGCAGCATCGCGTCCGCTCTATGAGTCGCTGCATCCCGGTATGTCGTATGACAACCGCATGAACTGCCTGCGTGTGCTGAAAGAGATCGGCTATCAGGTTGGGGCCGGCTTTATGGTGGGGCTTCCCGGCCAAACCTATCAGCATCTTGCCGAAGATTTGCTGTTCCTGCAAGAGTTCCGTCCGGAAATGATCGGGATCGGCCCGTTTATCCCTCATAGTGCAACACCGCTTAAAGAGGCTGCCGGCGGAACAGTAGAGGACACTCTGGTCATGATAGCCATGGCAAGGCTAATGGTTCCCGATGCTTTAATGCCAGCTACCACTGCTATGGGCACACTTGATCCTGTTGGACGGGAAAAAGCGATTGCGGCAGGAGCGAACGTGGTTATGCCAATTCTGTCCCCGCTGCAGGTCCGCCGCAAATATGCGCTCTATGAGCATAAAATCTGTATGGGCGATGATCCCGCGCATTGCCGGAGCTGTATTGAGATGCGGATTGCCGTCTCCGGATACAAGCTGGAGCTGAGCCGCGGCGACCACTGTAATTTTCCCCGCTTATCTAAGGAAGAATCCGCAAGGTGAGCTTTCTTATAAGAAAGTAAGTGAAACAATTCACTTACGGTGTATAGAATTCAGCAGCACTACAAAGGAGGAAACCAGTTGTCTACTTTGACGAAGAAAAATGCACTCGGCTTCTTTGAAATCCGGCTTGAATCCATCGGCGGACTTGGCGCCAACCTGGCAGGAAAAATGCTTGCGGAGACCGGCGCGCTCGAACTGGGCTTTAACGCCGCTAACTTCTCTTCCTACGGCTCTGAGAAAAAAGGCTCCCCCGTGAAAACCTTTGTCCGCTTCTGTGATCCGGAGATTGAAATCAGAGATCATAGTCCGATTGAAGAGCCGCATCTGATCGCGGTTTTCCACGAGGCTCTGTACAAGATTGTGAACGTGGCAAGCGGCCTGCAGCCAGACGGGGTCGTCCTGGTCAATACAACCCGCGACTTCGATGAAGTACGTTCAAGTCTGAAGATTGAATCCGGGACAATTGCCCTGATTGATGCCATGGGGATAGCCGTTGAAGAGAGAACCAAGATTAACACCGCGATGCTTGGCGCGATGTTCCGTATTTGTGATTTCCTCGATCCCGAAGCGATGCGTACCGTTATCCGCAGAACGTTCGAGAAGAAATATCCGCAGCTTGTGGAGCCCAACCTCCGTACTTTCGACCGGGGCTACAATGAGGTGCAATTCAAAACCTATGACGTACCGGAAGGTTCGCAGATTAAACCTTTCAAACGTGTACAATCCTTGCTTGGTTACAAAACGCAATTGCCAGGCGGAGTGATCGCCGCACAGGGAAACAGCATTCTTAAGGATCTGGGCGGTTCCCGCGCCGGGCTGCTGCCGGAGTTTCATGCCGCTAAATGCATCAATTGTGCTGCCTGCGATAATGTCTGCCCTGACTATTGCTTCGTATGGGAATCGGCAGAAGACAAGCGCGGCCGCCTGCAGCAGGTTCTTCGGGGCATTGATTATCAATATTGTAAGGGCTGCCTGAAATGTGTTGAAGCCTGCCCTTCTGATGCGCTGACCAGCCTCCGCGAAGAACCCGGCTATGCTGAACTGAACCGTGTTGCCCAAGTGTTCTGTTAAATGAAGAGGGAGGAACCTACTAATGGCTGTTAGTGAAAATAAATTATCTGATGCTGTACCTGCCGAGCAGGTCACATGCTTTGAATCCGGCAATGAGATGGCGGCTACAGCAGCCGCACAGATCAACTACCACATGATGGGCTATTTCCCGATCACTCCATCCACTGAGGTGGCCCAATATCTCGATCAGATGAAGGCCCGCGGGCAGCATGATATTCAGCTCGTTGCAGCGGATGGCGAACACGGCTCCGCAGGCATCTGCTATGGCGCAGCTATGGCTGGGGCACGGGTCATCAACGCCACCAGCTCGCAAGGGTTTCTGTATATGCTGGAGCAGCTGCCTACCCAGTCAGGTACTCGCTTTCCAATGGTCCTAAATCTTGTTACCCGTGCGGTCAGCGGCCCGCTGGATATCCGCGGCGATCATTCCGACCTGTATTACGGCCTGAATACCGGCTGGGTCATTCTGACAGCCAGCACACCGCAGGCTGTATACGATATGAACATTATGGCACTCAGGATTGCCGAGCATTCGGAAGTCCGGCTGCCGGTAATTGTAGCTTATGACGGCTTCTTCACCTCCCATCAAAAACGCAAAGTGAAGTACTTCAAGGATAACGCTGTAGTTCAGCAGTTTGTAGGACCGAATCCGAACCACGCCTACGCGAATGTATCTGACCCGTCCCGGCCGGTGACCATTGGTGCGCATATGGGCGGTGATGACCTGCTCAACAACCATTATCAGCTGTCCGAAGCGCTTGAAAAGGCCGGCGGAGTATACAGTGAGGTAGCCCGGGAATATGCGCTTTTGTCCGGACGTGAATATAAGGTTCTCGATCTGTACCGGATGGAAGATGCGGAATATGCCTTGTTCCTGCTCAATTCTGCGGGAGAGACGGCCAAGGATACCGTCGATGCACTGCGTGCAAAAGGGATCAAAGCAGGGCTGATCCGTCCGAATATCATCCGGCCGTTTCCGGCAGAAGAGCTGCGTACTGCGCTTAAGAATGTCAAGGCCCTGCTTGTTGGCGAACGTGCGGACTCTTATGGTGCACAAGGCGGCAATCTGACCCATGAAATCCGCTCGGCACTGCAAATTGATCCGGACAACAAAACCATGATCCTCTCGCGGATCTTTGGCCTGGGCGGTAAGGATTTCTATGCGGATGATGCAGCTGCTTTCTTCCAGCTGGCCATCGATGCAGCGGAGCAAGGCAGTGCGGAGAAACCTTTTGACTATTACGGCTATTATCCCGGTGAAGAAAAAGACGCACTCGCGCCGGTAATCGAACCGATGCATGGCAATGCATTTAGAACCGGACTGATACAGGTAACCCAAAACGAAGAAACGGGCCTGCTCAAAGTGAAGCTGCCACCGCTGCGGCAATTGACTGTGAAGCCTCACCGTTTAGCTCCCGGACATGGCGCCTGCCCCGGCTGCGGAGCACTTTCTGCCCTGGAATTGTTCTTCAAAGGCATTGAGGGTGACATGGTCGTATTGTTCCAGACTGGCTGCGCGTATGTGGTCACGGCAAGCTATCCGTATTCCTCACACAAACAGACCTTTGTGCACAACCTCTTCCAGAATGGTGCAGCTACACTGGCCGGGATGGTGGATGCTTTCTATGAGCTGAAGCGGCGCGGGGAAATCCAGGTTGCTGATGATGTTACCTTTGTGATGGTCTCCGGTGACGGCGGTATGGATATCGGGATGGGAGCGACCGTTGGCGCAGCCCTGCGCAACCATAAAATGATCATTCTGGAATACGACAATGAAGGCTATATGAACACCGGTTCCCAGCTGTCCTATAGCACGCCGATGGGGCACATGACCAGCACCTCAGGTGTCGGCTCAGCGCAAAAAGGTAAAAAAGGCCACCACAAAGACACCGCGCAAATACTGGCTGCCTGCAATATTCCTTATGTGTTTACCGGTGTGGAGAGCAATCCTCAGGATCTTCTGCAAAAAGCGGCTAAAGCCCAGTGGTATGCGAATAACGTGGGCACGGCCTACGGCAAAATCCTCTGCGCCTGCCCGCTCAACTGGAAAACACCGGATGACCAAGGCAATGAGCTGGTGAAGGCGGCTGTGGATTCCTGCTTCTTCCCGCTGTATGAGATTGAACAGGGGATTACCCGCATTACCTATAATCCGGAAGAGAAGGGCAAGCGGATCCCGGCGGTTGACTGGCTGAAACGTATGGGCAAAACGAAACATCTGGTGAAGGATACCGAGCTGCTGCAGGATTTTGAAAATGAAATCGAACGCCGCTGGAACCGTTTGAAGCTCAGACATGAAAACGCGCTGCTCTAATCTTGATTGAAGGGAGCCTGCCTAAATGGAACACCAACAAACCTGCTCAAGCGCCGACATTGCCGAAGCCGATGAGAGGCTGGAGAAAGTGAAACATGCCATCGAGCAGTTCAAACTCATGAAGGGCGCTTTGATCCCTGTACTTCATGAAGTACAGGATATATACGGCTTTTTGCCGGAGCCTGTGCTCCAGGTGGTTTCGGAAGAGCTTAACCTGCCCTTAAGTGAAATTTATGGGGTAGCTTCGTTTTATCATTTCTTTTCCCTGACTCCGAAAGGAGAGAATGTGATTCATGTCTGCATGGGAACAGCCTGCTACATCAAAGGGGCTCAAGCGGTGCTGGACCGTCTCAGTACAGAGCTGAAGGTTCCTGTGCAAGGAACGACAGAGGACAATAAATTTACGTTAGAAGCGACACGTTGTCTGGGAGCCTGCGGGCTCGCCCCTGTCATGACCATCGGAGAGAAAGTGCATGGACGTTTAGTGCCTAATGCCGTGCCGAAAATTCTTATTGAGTACAAGTGATTCCCGGCAATTCACGCACATTTTTAACGGGAGGTATTGGCATGAAGCTGTTAACGGATCTTGATGCTATCCGCACGCTTACGCAGAGCCGTCTGGATAACCGGAGAATCACCGGGGCCTCCGGCGAGTCCATTACATTCAGATCAGTGATGGTGTGCGGCGGTACAGGATGCACATCCTCGGATTCTAATACAATTATCGCAGCTTTGGAGCAGGAAATATCCAGCCACGGGATTGAGAGCCAGGTGGAGGTCGTACGAACAGGCTGTTTCGGCCTTTGCGAGCTGGGACCAGTCGTGATCGTCTATCCGGAAGGTATTTTTTACAGCCGGGTGGAGGTGAAGGATATTCCTGCTCTGGTGGAGCAGCATTTGCTGAACGGCAAGCCTTATGACAAGAAAATATACGAAAAGACCCGGCATGGCGAAGAAATTCTGAGCTTTGAGGAAACGGACTTTTATAAAAAACAAGTGCGGATCGCGCTGCGCAACTGCGGTACCATTGATCCCGAAGTCATAGATGAGTACATTGCCAGTGACGGTTACAAAGCGCTTGCTCAGGTGCTTACGACGATGAGCCGCGAGCAAGTGATTGACACGGTTAAGCAGTCCGGGCTGCGGGGACGCGGCGGCGGCGGCTTTCTCACCGGTCTTAAGTGGGAGTTCGCGGCCAAACAGAACAAACCGCAGAAGTATGTCATCTGCAATGCCGATGAGGGTGATCCGGGAGCTTTCATGGACCGTTCGATCCTGGAAGGCAATCCGCACTCGGTCATCGAGGCGATGGCCATTGCTGGGTATGCCATTGGCGCGAACCAGGGGTTCATCTATGTCCGAGCAGAATATCCTATCGCGGTACAGCGGTTTACCAAAGCGCTGGATCAGGCGCGAGAGTACGGGCTGCTGGGCGATGATATTTTTGGCACCGGCTTCACCTTTAACATTGATGTGCGCCTTGGAGCGGGGGCGTTTGTCTGCGGTGAGGAGACCGCTTTGATTCACTCCATTGAAGGCCACCGGGGGATGCCGACACCGAAGCCTCCCTTCCCGGCTGTTGAAGGATTGTGGGGGATGCCGACAATCATCAATAATGTGGAAACGCTTGCTAATATTGCACAGATTATTCTGAACGGCGCAGAGTGGTACGCAAGTATCGGAACCGAGAAATCGAAGGGCACCAAGGTGTTTGCACTCGGAGGCAAGGTTGTGAACACCGGACTGGTTGAGGTTCCGATGGGCATTACGCTGCGCGAGGTCATCTTTGAAATTGGCGGCGGGATTCCCGGCGGCAAAAAATTCAAGGCTGTGCAAACCGGAGGCCCGTCGGGGGGCTGCCTGACTGAAGAGCATCTGGACTGTACCATAGATTTTGATACACTGACCAGTCTGGGTTCCATGATGGGCTCCGGCGGAATGATCATTATGGATGAGGACACCTGCATGGTGGATGTCGCCCGGTTCTATCTGGATTTCACCCGTGACGAATCATGCGGCAAGTGCACACCATGCCGGATAGGCACTAAACGGCTGCTTGAGATGCTCGATAAGATTACCGAAGGCAAAGGGACCATGGAGGATCTCGAGAATTTGGAACAGCTGTCGCTGCAGATTAAGAACGCCTCTCTCTGTGCGTTAGGGCAGACTGCCCCCAACCCGGTATTGTCGACCATTAAATATTTCCGCGATGAATATATGGCTCATATTACGGACAGCAAATGTCCGGCCGGTGTCTGCAAATCCCTGATCTCCTATGAAATCGATGCTGAGCTGTGCCGCGGCTGCAGTCTCTGTGCCCGGAAATGTCCAAGCGATGCGATTTCCGGCAAAGTGAAGGAACCGTATGTCATCGATAAGGCAACCTGCAT of the Paenibacillus pedocola genome contains:
- the nuoF gene encoding NADH-quinone oxidoreductase subunit NuoF — protein: MKLLTDLDAIRTLTQSRLDNRRITGASGESITFRSVMVCGGTGCTSSDSNTIIAALEQEISSHGIESQVEVVRTGCFGLCELGPVVIVYPEGIFYSRVEVKDIPALVEQHLLNGKPYDKKIYEKTRHGEEILSFEETDFYKKQVRIALRNCGTIDPEVIDEYIASDGYKALAQVLTTMSREQVIDTVKQSGLRGRGGGGFLTGLKWEFAAKQNKPQKYVICNADEGDPGAFMDRSILEGNPHSVIEAMAIAGYAIGANQGFIYVRAEYPIAVQRFTKALDQAREYGLLGDDIFGTGFTFNIDVRLGAGAFVCGEETALIHSIEGHRGMPTPKPPFPAVEGLWGMPTIINNVETLANIAQIILNGAEWYASIGTEKSKGTKVFALGGKVVNTGLVEVPMGITLREVIFEIGGGIPGGKKFKAVQTGGPSGGCLTEEHLDCTIDFDTLTSLGSMMGSGGMIIMDEDTCMVDVARFYLDFTRDESCGKCTPCRIGTKRLLEMLDKITEGKGTMEDLENLEQLSLQIKNASLCALGQTAPNPVLSTIKYFRDEYMAHITDSKCPAGVCKSLISYEIDAELCRGCSLCARKCPSDAISGKVKEPYVIDKATCIKCGVCFDVCKFKAVAIV